A genome region from Gallus gallus isolate bGalGal1 chromosome 9, bGalGal1.mat.broiler.GRCg7b, whole genome shotgun sequence includes the following:
- the PSMD2 gene encoding 26S proteasome non-ATPase regulatory subunit 2 (The RefSeq protein has 1 substitution compared to this genomic sequence), with amino-acid sequence MDAGGGGGQSRVQGGPGSGGDEKPAPLWGRDRRDPPAGPEKEQELSEEDKQLQDELEMLVERPGEKDTSLYRPALEELRRQIRSSTTSMTSVPKPLKFLRPHYGKLKEIYENMAPGENKRFAADIISVLAMTMSGERECLKYRLVGSQEELASWGHEYVRHLAGEVAKEWQEIDEADKAQRDTLLTLVKEIVPYNMAHNAEHEACDLLMEIEQMDMLEKYIDDNAYSKVCLYLTSCVSYVPEPENSALLRCALGIFRKFNRYPEALRLALMLNDVELVEDIFTSCKDVVVQKQMAFMLGRHGVFLELNEDVEEYEDLTEIMSNVQLNSNFLALARELDIMEPKVPDDIYKTHLENNRFGGSGSQVDSARMNLASSFVNGFVNAAFGQDKLLTDDGNKWLYKNKDHGMLSAAASLGTILLWDVDGGLTQIDKYLYSSEDYIKSGALLACGIVNSGVRNECDPALALLSDYVLHNSNTMRIGAIFGLGLAYAGSNREDVLTLLLPVMGDSKSSMEVAGVTALACGMISVGSCNGDVTSTILQTIMEKSETELKETYARWLPLGLGLNHLGKGEAIEAILAALEVVSEPFRSFANTLVDICAYAGSGNVLKVQQLLHICSEHFDSKEKEEDKDKKDKKEKEKKESSADMGAHQGVAVLGIALIAMGEEIGAEMALRTFGHLLRYGEPTLRRAVPLALALISVSNPRLNILDTLSKFSHDADPEVSYNSIFAMGMVGSGTNNARLAAMLRQLAQYHAKDPNNLFMVRLAQGLTHLGKGTLTLCPYHSDRQLMSQVAVAGLLTVLVSFLDVRNIILGKSHYVLYGLVAAMQPRMLVTFDEELRPLPVSVRVGQAVDVVGQAGKPKTITGFQTHTTPVLLAHGERAELATEEHVPVTPILEGFVILRKNPNYDV; translated from the exons ATGGacgcgggcggcggcggcgggcagAGCCGGGTGCAGGGCGGGCCGGGGTCGGGTGGTGACGAGAAGCCCGCACCGCTGTGGGGCCGGGATCGCCGGGATCCGCCCGCGGGGCCCGAGAAGGAACAGGAACTG TCGGAGGAGGACAAACAGCTGCAGGATGAGCTGGAGATGCTGGTGGAGCGCCTCGGG GAGAAGGACACGTCTCTCTATCGCCCGGCACTGGAGGAGCTGCGCAGGCAGATCCGttcctccaccacctccatgacCTCCGTCCCCAAGCCCCTCAAGTTCCTCCGACCGCACTATGGCAAGCTGAAGGAGATCTACGAGAACATGGCCCCCGGGGAGAACAAG CGCTTTGCAGCAGACATCATTTCTGTCCTGGCTATGACCATGAGTGGGGAGCGTGAGTGTCTGAAGTACCGCCTGGTGGGCTCTCAGGAGGAGCTGGCATCGTGGGGGCATGAATACGTCAG GCACCTGGCAGGGGAGGTGGCCAAGGAGTGGCAGGAGATTGATGAAGCCGACAAGGCACAGAGGGACACGCTCCTCACCCTGGTCAAGGAGATCGTCCCTTACAACATGGCTCACAATGCAGAGCACGAGGCTTGTGACCTGCTCATGGAGATCGAGCAGATGGACATGCTGGAGAAGTACATCGATGACAACGCCTACTCGAAAGTGTGCCTCTACCTGACCAG CTGTGTAAGCTATGTCCCAGAGCCTGAGAACTCTGCTCTTCTACGCTGTGCCCTGGGCATTTTCCGCAAGTTCAACCGTTACCCTGAAGCCCTGCGCCTGGCTCTGATGCTCAACGACGTGGAGCTGGTGGAGGACATCTTCACCTCCTGCAAAGATGT AGTTGTCCAGAAGCAGATGGCCTTTATGCTGGGCCGCCATGGGGTCTTCCTGGAGCTTAATGAGGATGTGGAGGAGTACGAGGACCTGACTGAGATCATGTCCAATGTCCAACTCAACAGCAACTTCCTGGCCTTGGCCAGAGAG CTGGACATCATGGAGCCCAAAGTACCAGATGATATTTACAAAACCCACCTGGAAAATAACC GGTTTGGGGGCAGTGGTTCCCAAGTGGACTCAGCCCGGATGAATTTGGCCTCCTCCTTTGTGAATGGCTTTGTAAATGCTGCGTTCGGCCAAGACAAGCTGCTGACAGATGATGGCAATAAATGGTTGTACAAGAACAAGGACCACG GGATGTTGAGTGCCGCAGCTTCATTGGGCACTATACTGCTATGGGACGTAGATGGGGGCCTCACACAGATCGACAAGTACCTCTATTCCTCAGAGGATTACATTAAG TCGGGAGCCCTCCTGGCATGTGGCATCGTCAACTCAGGAGTGAGGAATGAGTGTGACCCTGCCCTGGCCCTGCTCTCCGACTATGTCCTCCACAACAGCAACACCATGCGGATCGGAGCCATTTTTGG GCTGGGGCTGGCCTACGCGGGCTCCAACCGTGAGGATGTCCTGACTTTGCTGCTGCCAGTGATGGGGGACTCCAAGTCCAGCATGGAG GTGGCTGGTGTGACCGCCCTGGCTTGTGGCATGATATCCGTGGGCTCTTGCAATGGGGATGTCACCTCCACCATCCTCCAGACCATCATGGAGAAATCGGAGACGGAGCTGAAGGAAACTTATGCCCGGTGGCTGCCGCTTGGCCTGGGCTTGAACCACTTGG GCAAGGGAGAGGCCATCGAGGCCATCCTGGCAGCGCTGGAGGTGGTGTCGGAGCCGTTCCGCAGCTTTGCCAACACGTTGGTGGACATCTGTGCCTACGCTG GTTCAGGGAACGTACTGAAGGTTCAGCAGCTTCTGCACATCTGCAGCGAGCACTTTGACTccaaggagaaagaggaagataaGGACAAGAAGgacaagaaggagaaagagaagaaagaaagctcAGCTGACATGGGGGCACACCAG GGTGTAGCAGTGTTGGGCATCGCACTTATTGCCATGGGTGAGGAGATCGGCGCCGAGATGGCCCTGCGCACGTTTGGTCACCTG CTGCGGTATGGGGAGCCCACCCTGCGCCGTGCTGTGCCCCTGGCCCTGGCGCTCATCTCTGTCTCTAACCCCCGACTCAACATCCTCgacaccctcagcaagttctCCCACGATGCTGACCCCGAAGTCTCCTACAACTCCATCTTTGCCATGGGCATGGTGGGCAGCG GTACCAACAACGCCCGGCTGGCTGCTATGCTGCGGCAGCTCGCCCAGTACCACGCCAAGGACCCCAACAACCTCTTCATGGTGCGGTTAGCCCAG GGCCTGACCCACTTGGGCAAGGGGACCCTCACCCTGTGCCCCTACCACAGCGATCGCCAGCTCATGAGCCAGGTGGCCGTAGCTGGACTGCTGACCGTCCTTGTGTCCTTCCTGGATGTGCGCAACA TTATCCTGGGCAAGTCCCACTACGTGCTCTACGGGCTGGTTGCAGCCATGCAGCCCCGCATGTTGGTCACCTTCGATGAGGAGCTGCGCCCTCTGCCCGTGTCGGTTCGGGTCGGACAG gcTGTGGACGTGGTGGGCCAAGCAGGCAAGCCCAAAACCATCACTGGCTTCCAGACCCATACCACCCCCGTGCTGCTGGCACACGGTGAGCGGGCAGAGCTGGCCACCGAAGAGCATGTGCCCGTGACCCCCATCTTGGAGGGGTTCGTCATCCTGCGCAAGAACCCCAACTATGATGTTTGA